The Coleofasciculus sp. FACHB-1120 region TAATATCTGTCAGAGCTTAAATTCTAGCCTCGAGCCGCAACATATTTTGCAGGAAATCGTGAATCTGACTGGAGAATTTTTCGGGGTTGACCGAGTCGCTATCTTTGCCTTAGAAGCAGAGGAACTTAAGATTCTCAAAGAATGGCGAGTCAGCGAACAAGTCATTTCTCTTTTGAACCACCGATTCCCTTTATCAGAAAACCGCGATGTATTAGATCCTGGCTCCCCGTCTTCGATTCATCGGGTTTTTCATGCTCCAAAACTCGCAGACATCCCCTCTTCTCCCAACCGCGAAGAGCAAATTCAACAGTTACAAATCCTGTCTATGCTGAGAGTGCCGATTTTTATTCGCGGTCAGCTGTTTGGTGGCGTTTCGTTACAATCTATAACCCGTTACCGGACTTTCACCGAAGACGAAATTCATCTGCTCGAAAGGATTGCTAACCAAGTTGCGATCGCGCTTTACAACGCCCAAAGCTACGAAGCAAGCGAGCAACTCGTCAAAGAACGTACCCAACAATTAGAGCAAGAAAAACAACTTTCAGAAGCCGCGAATCGTGCCAAAAGCGAATTTATCGCTACGATGAGCCACGAACTGCGAACTCCGCTAACTGGTATCTTGGGGTTTTCTCGTCTGCTATTAGAACAAGTTATTGGATTGCTCAACAACAAGCAGCAAGAATATCTCACGTCCATTACATCCTGCGGTGAACAGTTATTGGAACTAATTAACGACCTTTTAGATTTATCTAATATTGAAGCGGGTCGAGAAGAATTTAGCCTAGAAACCCTGTTAGTGGAAGAAGTGTGTCAGGCATCTATTTCAGTCGTGCGCGAACCAGCACAAAATAAAGGATTGCAATTAATTGTAGATATTGACCCAGGCATCACCACCTGCGTAGGCGACCATCGGCGCTTGAAGCAGATTTTAGTCAATCTGCTCTCTAATGCGGTGAAATTTACACACGTTGGCTCAGTTACGCTAAAAGTAGAAAAAACCGCAGACGCGATCTTATTTTCAGTGATTGACACCGGAATTGGTATCGCCAAAGCCAATCATGCCACCCTTTTTGAACCATTCCTACAGATAGATAGTGGTTTAAATCGTCAATATGAAGGAACGGGTCTCGGCTTAGCTTTATCCCGCAAACTGGCATTCCTTCATGGCGGCAATATCACCGTAGATTCAGAACTTGGACAAGGCAGCTGCTTTACTTTTCACTTACCGATCCAGCCACCAGACGAATTGAATAAAGCTTGAAATTCGTTAGCCTAATAATAAAGGCTACCTCTTCGGCTACCAGTTTAATGCGGGTAGTAGAATCCCACCCCTACCCCTGCCCGTTAACCTACCGTGTACACACAAGTCTTCTAATGTTGTCCCACAACGTTTTGATCCCCCCTACCCCCCTTAAAAAGGGGGGAAATCCAATCAAAGTCCCCCTTTTTTCTAGCGTAGCGGCGCGTTAGCGCGGGGATTTAGGGGGATCGGAGAGCGTTTCGCCTCCTGTACGAGATGTGTGTACACGGTAGCCCCGTTCACAGAGAGGGGAATATGTTTCTCCCTTTCCGTGAAGGTCGAAGGGGCAGGGGGTGAGGTTTGTCCTCTCTTTCTTCGTGTCCGTTGTGATTCGATTAAAAAAAACCATGATAAAGCAGAAACTTGAGCAACTAAAAACCCTCTTTGCAGAAATGGATCGGGCATTAATTGCCTATTCTGGGGGCGTCGATAGTACCTTGGTTGCCAAGATTGCTTACGACGTTTTGGGCGATCGCGCTTTAGCCGTCACCGCCGTTTCTCCTTCCCTCCTCCCAGAAGAACTCGAAGACGCCCAAATCCAAGCAGCAGCGATTGGAATTGCCCATCAAGTGATACAGACGCACGAAATGGACAATCCCAATTACACCTCGAATCCTGTCAACCGCTGCTATTTTTGTAAAAGCGAACTCCACGACAACCTCAAACCCCTGGCACTTCAACTGGGTTATCCCTACGTTGTAGATGGCGTCAACGCTGACGATTTGGGGGATTATCGTCCGGGAATTCAAGCAGCAAAAGAGAGGGGTGCGCGATCGCCTTTAGCAGAATTAGGCATTACCAAAGCTGAAGTCCGCCAACTTTCTCAACACCTCGGACTTTCCTGGTGGGATAAACCCGCCCAACCTTGCCTGAGTTCCCGCTTCCCCTACGGCGAAGAAATCACCGTCAGCAAGCTGCAACGAGTCGGACGCGCCGAAATCTATCTGCGTAAATTAGGGTTAAAAAATCTCCGCGTTCGTTCCGAAGGTGACACCGCCAGAATCGAGTTACCGTCAGAACAAATTAAAGAATTTGTTGTCACCACCGATTTACCCACCCTGGTTTCCGCCTTTCAAGAATTCGGCTTTATTTACGTCACCCTCGATTTAGAAGGCTACCGCAGCGGCAAACTCAATCAGGTGTTACCGCTGGCAGTAAAAGCCTAAAATTCTGGCGTTGTATAAAGTTAAGTTGTACAAAGTTAAATAGATTCTAGGGGATGGGGACGTTTCTACCCCCTCAACGCCGATCGAGATTACGATCCCCCATCCTCTCAAAAGTTGCGATCGCTGCCAGCAACTAAATCAGGTTTTAATACAAATCGATCGACAATAATCACTCATGCCCTAAGATAGTAAGTCTCTCGCAGCATAGGCACGATGCCTAATGGTGCGAACAAATGTTGTGAAAGCTTCGGCTTTGTCTACATCATCTTCGATCGAGAACAAGCGATCGCTCTGGCAAGCGGAATCAGCTTGAATCGGGAAGAATTGTACATCAAAGTCTGACTTCTTAATTGACAACTTAACCAAAAAGTAGGGTACCTGATTGCCGTACCCTTAAAATTAAAATAACGAGGCGAAGTGCGGCGACGATACTACCCGATTATAAGCTTAGGCAAAAAGGCAATTCCAGCCAAACAACGATTCCTCATGAGTTAGCTGTGTGGCAACCAATGGAGGGCAAGGCTAGGGAAATGTATAAACTCTCAGAAATGGTATATGCGACTGTATTTTGGTTAATTTCCGGCTTACTTGTGTGGCTGGTAGTTCTGCCCGCAGCACTCATTACTTTACCCATTATCTTACTGGGAAAAGTAGTCAAACAGCTACTTTTCAAGATACCTCAAAAAAATATAACAGAAACAGAAATCTCATTAGAGAATCACTCCGAACAGAAACCTACGAATGCCGCAGAATCACTTTTGACTTCGTTGCTCATGACAACGCTTGTGGGAGTGCCTGCTCTACTAGCATCAGCCATTTCTTTGCAGCCAATGAGAGTCATTAAAAGAGAGCCAGAACTTGCCCCAAAGCCTCTGCCAAACCCGGAAAACTCGTGGGCAGACAGTGAGGAAACAGGTGAGACTTAAACTAGAAAGGGATCAGTGACATCGCCAGACCAAGAAAAAATGATAGTCATTTTGTAGATTCGGAGGCGTAGCATTTGAGGGACAAAACCCGGCATTTTCTGTAGGGGATGGCACAAACACGCCTTTACTAAAAATCCATTCTATTGAGCAAATTCTGGTGGCTCAAATTCAAATAGCTTGCTTAAGGCACTTTTTCATCTTGGTTGGTTGACTACCGGGCATTCGGTCATTTTACAATCAGCGAAGGAAAGTATGCGATCGCTCGAAACAAATGGGATTAAAACTTGAAAGCGTCATTCTTTGGGGGCGTTCCCTGGCAGAATACATCAAGATGTTCAACTTAACGCCTGACGACCTCCAGTTAAACATTCTAGATTGTGCCGGTGGCCCTGCCAGCTTCAATATTGAGATGACGCGCCTAGGCTACAACGTCATCTCCTGCGATCCGATATATCAGTTTACCAACCACGAAATCGAAGAGCGTATCCAGAAAACTTACCAAAAAGTTATCGAGGGACTCCAAGCCGATCTCGATAGCTACGTTTGGCAGGAGATCCAGTCACCAGAGGATTTGGGGCAAATTCGGATGTCAGCCATGCAGCAATTTTTAGAAGATTTTCCACAAGGAATTCAACAAGGACGCTATTTAACCCCTGAGTTACCTGTTTTACCCTTCAAGACTCGGCAGTTCGATTTAGCCTTATGCAGTCACTTGTTGTTCACCTATTCGGATTTTTTCTCAGAAGACTTTCACCTCGCCTCGATTGTGGAATTGTGCCGCGTTGCTGCTGAGGTACGGATTTTTCCCCTATTAAATATTTCCGGAGAAGTGTCGTCAGTCCTTCAGCCAATGATGAAGGAATTAAAAGCGCAAGGCTACAGTCTAGAAATCAAGCCAGTAGCCTACGAATTCCAAAAAGGCGGTAATCAAATGTTGCAGATAAAGTCAGTCGTGTAAATAGGTACAAGAAGTACTTTTTCCCCATTGTCCATTCCCATATGGGTCGCCTATTCAAAGGGAAATACTATTTCTTCAAAGAAATTTCAAAAAAGATTCAGGGTGTTCTTATTGAAAAGAACACCCTGAATCAGGTTAATTATTTATTTAGCAGCTTTTGATATACCAAATAAAGCTGCTACACCACTATGCAAGCGAGATAATACAAAAAAAACTAACTCTAGCCTGTTAACTTTAGCTCAAACCTAGCTCAGTGAAGCACCACTGCGGTCATAGCTAGAGCGGAAGCTTGGATGTGGCTGTCCTTGAATGTGATTCCAGTATTCAGATGATTCAACATCTAGACCCACTTCAGCAGCAGCGCGACCCAGCATAGATTGCTGACGGTTCTTGATGAGGTGATGATGACGCATCATGAGGGCGCGAGCTTGTTCTTGAGTAGACATACCAGGTTTCTCCGTATTGCTTCAGTGATGTTTGACTGACTTTATTTTCCTTACTTATTCAATATAACAGAAAATTCTGTATCTAAATTTACAAAACGCTTTTAAAAACAAAACTTTACAAAAAACTTTAAGCTTAGGGGCGGCATCTATCCGTTAGAGCGATTCTAAATGAGGAAAATCAAGAGGAGTCAGCGATTCCTATTTTGCATAGGAGATAATAGCCAGAACTCAAAAACTGTAAAATTTGACAAGCGCCCTAAAAAATTAAAGAGTTACATCCTCCAAAAGTGAGATTTAGTAGTTCCCCTTGGCACGCTAAAGGGATCGTGGAATGATGTGAAGTTTGTGCGCCAATCCAAACCCAAAAGAGACAGCTGACCAGGAGATAAAACAATGGCTACCCCCTGTCACATTCTTGTAGAAGACAACCCGGTCATCATCTATGCTTCCCGGAATGGCAGCCCTAAAAAAGTTTTGCCTATCCTCAATCGCTTTCTAGAGAAGTTTTGGCAAGAGAGAGAAACCTGCGGAGAATACTGCGATACGCCTGGGTGCTTAGTGGCTCAGATTCTGGTTCGCTTTGGCTACGAGATATGCGAAGATGATTTTTCTAACCTGCGAGTGGGAGTGAGTTTCGACCCAGCAGTGGAATATCTCTACTGTGTTTCTTTGGATTACAAAGTGAGTATCTGGGTTCCAGAGGTGTCCTACCGCGATAATCCCTCTTTGGGACTGCAAGGCTGTCGCCAGGACTTAGTTTTGAGTACTATCTAAATGCTGCGTGCGCGATCGCACTTTTTGTTTGCATTTTATTTGCGCTCCTCACCCCCATTCCTGACCTAGCTGCACGCCAGACAACAACGAAAACGACTAATCTGTATACAGACGGATAAGACCCATAAACTTAGAATTGTGGGCTTTCTTCAGCCGATTTTGATAAGCAGATAACTATCTAGCCGCCTAAAAGATACACATATTATGTTCGACGCACTTTCTGAACGCTTAGAATCTGCCTGGAAAAGCCTGCGGGGTCAGGACAAAATTTCCCAATCCAACATTCAAGATGCCCTGAAGGAGGTTCGTCGCGCTTTATTAGAGGCGGATGTCAATCTCCAGGTCGTCAAAGATTTTATTGCCGATGTTGAAACCAAGGCACAGGGAGCCGAAGTTGTTTCTGGAGTGCGCCCCGACCAGCAGTTCATCAAAATTGTCTACGATGAGCTAGTCCAGGTGATGGGGGATACCAACGTCCCCCTGGCTTCAGTAGATAAGCCTCCCACGATTGTACTGATGGCTGGGTTGCAGGGAACGGGTAAAACCACAGCCACAGCAAAGCTAGCTTTGTACCTACGCAAGCAAAATCGCAGTACCTTGCTAGTCGCAACTGATATCTATCGCCCAGCCGCCATCGATCAGCTGGTGACGCTAGGGCAGCAAATCGAGGTGCCAGTGTTTGAAATCGGCACCAATGCTAACCCGGTAGAGATTGCACGGCAAGGGGTTGAGCGAGCCAAGGCAGACGGCATCGATACAGTGATTATTGATACCGCCGGACGCCTCCAGATTGACCAGGACATGATGGCGGAATTAGCCCGCATCAAGCAAACCGTCCAGCCGCACGAGACGCTGCTGGTGGTCGATGCCATGACCGGGCAAGAAGCGGCGAACCTCACCCGGACTTTCCACGAACAAATCGGGATCACGGGTGCCATTTTAACGAAGCTGGATGGCGATAGTCGCGGCGGTGCAGCCCTATCAGTGCGACGGATTTCCGGTCAGCCGATTAAATTTGTTGGCGTCGGGGAAAAAGTCGAGGCGCTGCAACCGTTTTATCCAGAGCGCATGGCTTCCCGAATTCTGGGCATGGGAGACGTGATCTCCTTTGTGGAGAAAGCCCAGGAGGAAATAGACCTGGCAGATGCCGAGAAGATGCAGGAAAAAATGCTCTCGGCTAAGTTTGACTTCAGCGATTTTCTCAAGCAGATGCGGCTGCTGAAGAATATGGGTTCGCTGGGGGGCATCCTGAAGATGATTCCAGGGATGAATAAGATTTCCGACGAACAGCTGCGCCAAGGAGAAACCCAGCTAAAGCGGGCTGAGTCGATGATTAATTCCATGACGAAGGAAGAACGCCAAAACCCAGACTTATTGGCGAAGTCTCCTAGCCGCCGTCGCCGGATTGCTCGCGGTGCTGGCTATCAGGAGACAGATGTCAGCAAGCTGGTAACTGATTTCACAAAAATGAGAACCGTCATGCAACAAATGGGTCAGGGCGGTTTCCCCGGTATGCCCGGAATGGGCGGTATGCCCGGAATGGGTGGTGGTAATCGTCCTTCCCAAGCCGGTTGGCGGGGCTATGCCCAAGGAAGCCCCGGCAAGAAAAAGAAAAAGGAGAAAAAGAAGAAAGGCTTCGGCACTCTCTAGCTGGAACCGTGATGGCAATTAGCTTTTAGGTTGGGCAAGTAGAATTTGATGCCAAAAAAT contains the following coding sequences:
- a CDS encoding histidine kinase — protein: MATPCHILVEDNPVIIYASRNGSPKKVLPILNRFLEKFWQERETCGEYCDTPGCLVAQILVRFGYEICEDDFSNLRVGVSFDPAVEYLYCVSLDYKVSIWVPEVSYRDNPSLGLQGCRQDLVLSTI
- a CDS encoding SAM-dependent methyltransferase, which codes for MGLKLESVILWGRSLAEYIKMFNLTPDDLQLNILDCAGGPASFNIEMTRLGYNVISCDPIYQFTNHEIEERIQKTYQKVIEGLQADLDSYVWQEIQSPEDLGQIRMSAMQQFLEDFPQGIQQGRYLTPELPVLPFKTRQFDLALCSHLLFTYSDFFSEDFHLASIVELCRVAAEVRIFPLLNISGEVSSVLQPMMKELKAQGYSLEIKPVAYEFQKGGNQMLQIKSVV
- the ffh gene encoding signal recognition particle protein encodes the protein MFDALSERLESAWKSLRGQDKISQSNIQDALKEVRRALLEADVNLQVVKDFIADVETKAQGAEVVSGVRPDQQFIKIVYDELVQVMGDTNVPLASVDKPPTIVLMAGLQGTGKTTATAKLALYLRKQNRSTLLVATDIYRPAAIDQLVTLGQQIEVPVFEIGTNANPVEIARQGVERAKADGIDTVIIDTAGRLQIDQDMMAELARIKQTVQPHETLLVVDAMTGQEAANLTRTFHEQIGITGAILTKLDGDSRGGAALSVRRISGQPIKFVGVGEKVEALQPFYPERMASRILGMGDVISFVEKAQEEIDLADAEKMQEKMLSAKFDFSDFLKQMRLLKNMGSLGGILKMIPGMNKISDEQLRQGETQLKRAESMINSMTKEERQNPDLLAKSPSRRRRIARGAGYQETDVSKLVTDFTKMRTVMQQMGQGGFPGMPGMGGMPGMGGGNRPSQAGWRGYAQGSPGKKKKKEKKKKGFGTL
- the larE gene encoding ATP-dependent sacrificial sulfur transferase LarE, producing MIKQKLEQLKTLFAEMDRALIAYSGGVDSTLVAKIAYDVLGDRALAVTAVSPSLLPEELEDAQIQAAAIGIAHQVIQTHEMDNPNYTSNPVNRCYFCKSELHDNLKPLALQLGYPYVVDGVNADDLGDYRPGIQAAKERGARSPLAELGITKAEVRQLSQHLGLSWWDKPAQPCLSSRFPYGEEITVSKLQRVGRAEIYLRKLGLKNLRVRSEGDTARIELPSEQIKEFVVTTDLPTLVSAFQEFGFIYVTLDLEGYRSGKLNQVLPLAVKA
- a CDS encoding GAF domain-containing protein — translated: MIPQLQQAPSPDVLRLLIVIASSEDVGLITHPLREADIVFTYEIAATSAACREQLQQNTYDAVLSVQRIGDISSIADGKTGRQGELENSPSHPLTDTPSSLEALELVQQSGQFIPLIAIAPEAEIADSVRSEQMKHLPKILMRSLHEFEQHRIERDRLAQIQQQAQREAIINRIVQAMRETLVLDDVLQTTVNLLHEALNLSRCLIFLPDPNHQMQACLVSESTPQKQSLIGVYCDFYKYYHSSLAQGEPLILNQIDERIPPKLQELAREYEVCSMITMPMLYQQSFVGGISLHQCVREREWTEDEIALVSAIANQCAIAIHQAQLFDQVQRQATRERLLNNICQSLNSSLEPQHILQEIVNLTGEFFGVDRVAIFALEAEELKILKEWRVSEQVISLLNHRFPLSENRDVLDPGSPSSIHRVFHAPKLADIPSSPNREEQIQQLQILSMLRVPIFIRGQLFGGVSLQSITRYRTFTEDEIHLLERIANQVAIALYNAQSYEASEQLVKERTQQLEQEKQLSEAANRAKSEFIATMSHELRTPLTGILGFSRLLLEQVIGLLNNKQQEYLTSITSCGEQLLELINDLLDLSNIEAGREEFSLETLLVEEVCQASISVVREPAQNKGLQLIVDIDPGITTCVGDHRRLKQILVNLLSNAVKFTHVGSVTLKVEKTADAILFSVIDTGIGIAKANHATLFEPFLQIDSGLNRQYEGTGLGLALSRKLAFLHGGNITVDSELGQGSCFTFHLPIQPPDELNKA